One stretch of Roseimicrobium sp. ORNL1 DNA includes these proteins:
- a CDS encoding prepilin peptidase, producing the protein MPTPTDRQRTVHERRRPPRPQGLDAMSHHILGWMKRAPRHVKKLKESADRIDQLRQQYAELKDGTLNERLVEMRMRRKAHPLDIEETLEEGLALLAVAAHRELGLSPYGVQLMTAAALARGFLTEVETGEGKTLALALTAAYQAWTGRPCHVITANDYLAGRDAEQLEAFYIRVGLSVGRVLGDSPDPDRRRAYSRAVTYTTAKEAAADYLRDRLRMEGLEESGARLALAQMTGAGRAPQGEPVQRGLYFALIDEADNALIDEAVTPLIISRTLPPGQLENACVAAWKVAEQLVSGLDYQVNRVRKVIEIEPEDLERFALGYEVPKAPLWASVSRRGELLRLALEAREFFQRDVQYVVEEGKVVIVDEATGRPMPMRTWRQGLHQMMEAKEGVALSGASETMARVSFQSFFCKYQNLAGASGTVKEVAAEIWRTYGLPTITIPRHLPCQRQVLGWRFYPTIEAKNEAIAVETKARHARGQPILIGLRSVETSESLASHLTEQGLNCHVLNARRHREEAMTVMQAGHRSRITIATNMAGRGTDIRLEAGVADLGGLHVVASEPHESARVDRQLFGRAARQGDPGSVLAIYSAEDPLFVRFLPEFLRQFWIWSMARKDASGGVKADGFLGKWMVRWAQFRAHSQASKSRRQVMLGEAEISKGLGFAKGGTRQKQE; encoded by the coding sequence ATGCCCACTCCGACTGATCGCCAGCGCACCGTCCATGAGCGACGGCGTCCGCCACGACCTCAGGGACTGGACGCGATGAGCCATCACATTCTTGGCTGGATGAAGCGTGCGCCGCGCCATGTGAAGAAGCTCAAGGAATCGGCGGACCGCATTGACCAGCTCCGCCAGCAGTATGCCGAGCTGAAGGACGGCACTTTGAACGAGCGGCTCGTGGAGATGCGGATGCGGCGCAAGGCGCATCCGCTGGATATTGAAGAGACCTTGGAAGAGGGGCTCGCCCTCCTCGCGGTAGCAGCGCATCGGGAGCTGGGGCTCTCGCCCTATGGGGTGCAGTTGATGACTGCCGCCGCGCTGGCTCGTGGGTTCTTGACCGAGGTGGAGACGGGTGAGGGAAAGACCCTCGCGCTGGCCTTGACCGCGGCGTACCAGGCTTGGACCGGAAGACCCTGCCATGTCATCACGGCGAATGACTACCTCGCGGGCCGCGATGCCGAGCAGCTTGAGGCCTTCTATATAAGGGTGGGTCTGTCGGTGGGGCGGGTTCTTGGGGACTCGCCGGATCCCGACAGACGCCGGGCCTACAGCCGGGCCGTTACGTACACCACGGCCAAGGAAGCCGCGGCGGACTACCTGCGTGATCGACTCCGGATGGAGGGGCTGGAGGAGTCTGGAGCCCGGTTGGCACTGGCCCAGATGACTGGCGCCGGACGTGCCCCACAAGGCGAACCGGTGCAGCGCGGACTCTATTTTGCCCTGATCGATGAGGCGGATAATGCGCTGATCGATGAGGCGGTCACCCCGCTGATCATCAGCCGGACCCTGCCACCCGGGCAGCTTGAGAATGCCTGTGTGGCTGCCTGGAAGGTCGCGGAGCAACTCGTCTCCGGGCTCGACTATCAGGTGAATCGGGTGCGCAAAGTCATCGAAATTGAGCCGGAAGATCTGGAGAGATTTGCCCTGGGATATGAGGTCCCGAAGGCACCCCTTTGGGCCAGTGTCTCCCGCCGCGGAGAGCTGCTGCGGCTGGCGTTGGAGGCCCGGGAGTTCTTCCAGAGAGACGTGCAGTACGTGGTGGAGGAGGGGAAGGTGGTCATCGTGGATGAGGCCACGGGGCGCCCCATGCCCATGCGCACCTGGCGGCAGGGACTGCACCAGATGATGGAGGCCAAGGAGGGTGTGGCCCTCTCCGGTGCCAGCGAAACCATGGCCCGGGTGTCCTTCCAGAGCTTCTTCTGCAAGTATCAAAACCTCGCCGGTGCCTCGGGCACGGTGAAGGAAGTGGCGGCGGAAATCTGGCGTACCTACGGCCTGCCGACCATCACGATCCCGCGCCATCTCCCCTGCCAGAGGCAGGTCTTGGGGTGGAGATTTTACCCCACCATTGAGGCCAAGAACGAGGCGATTGCCGTCGAAACGAAAGCCCGGCACGCGCGTGGGCAGCCCATCTTGATCGGCCTCAGGAGTGTCGAGACCAGTGAATCCCTCGCCAGCCACCTCACGGAACAGGGGCTGAACTGCCATGTGCTCAATGCCAGACGGCATAGGGAAGAGGCCATGACGGTGATGCAGGCGGGGCATCGCTCTCGCATCACCATTGCCACCAACATGGCTGGCCGAGGCACGGACATCCGGTTGGAAGCAGGGGTGGCAGATCTCGGTGGACTCCACGTGGTAGCCTCCGAACCGCATGAGAGTGCGAGGGTGGATCGGCAGCTTTTTGGGCGTGCCGCACGGCAGGGAGACCCGGGGTCCGTGCTCGCGATTTACAGCGCGGAGGATCCGCTCTTCGTTCGATTTTTGCCGGAGTTTTTACGCCAATTCTGGATTTGGTCGATGGCCCGAAAGGACGCTTCCGGAGGAGTGAAGGCTGACGGTTTCCTGGGGAAATGGATGGTCCGCTGGGCACAGTTTCGTGCCCACTCTCAGGCCTCCAAGAGCCGTCGACAGGTGATGTTGGGCGAGGCGGAAATCAGCAAAGGACTGGGGTTCGCCAAGGGAGGAACCCGCCAAAAGCAGGAGTAA